The Diabrotica undecimpunctata isolate CICGRU chromosome 3, icDiaUnde3, whole genome shotgun sequence genome includes the window TATTCTATCGTGCCTATATCAGGTTCATATGGGATTATGGATGAATCTTGTACGGCTCTGCTAGTTCACAGATTTTAAACAGAATAAATATCTTGCAGAACTCAGTCCTACGTGTATGTCTTGGTGTCATGAAAACGACTCCAGCCGAACCTCTTCATGCAGAAGCTATTGAGCCTTATTTAAATCACAGAAGGCAGTTACTTGCAGAGAATTTCTTCTCAAAATATCGAGAACCAACAATAATCTATATTCAAATATAGTAGTATTAAATGAACAGGATCTTACAAATAAGTATTGGTCGAAGAAAAACTCCACTACTGTGTATCGCACTTCAATCTAATCAAGATATCCTCAGTGATTTATATTATCCCAGCTCAACTTGGTCAGATCTTTATGATTACAATTCATTGTTTctaaatatatatacatcggtttagaacgtctttcgacgttgtccgatacctaaacaccatctcttcctgtcttcgcagtcgtttgttgttaaatttctttcgctcatggacttgtttacgccgtgttgccattctaatctgggtcttcctcttttccgtcgacctatcggttgccattctattacttttttggggagtcttgatgctggcatccgttgaacatgcccataccaccttaattgtttcttctctatatcttgagttatattctATATTGCTTATATtggttatatatacaatatatattatattggttATAATTATATTGCTAtatccttctattcccatacgttgttttattacatcatttctgattcggtctcgtctggaaatacctaaagatcttctcattgcatccatctctactgcttctattcgctttttgttcttttcactaattctccatgtttcagcgccataaagaagagtagttttaatcatggtctcatatatattaaatttccttcctttcgttatcacTTTACTCCACTGTTTCTAAATATAAAGATTGTAAAACCTTCATATAGCGATAATTTCATTAACATTAACTTATTATACTCAATAGTTGCAAGCTTTGAAGAATTTGTGGCAATATATACCAATGCTTCCAAGTCCAAGGATGGTGTGGGATGTGCTTTTTATATTCCCtccaaaattaataattatttctaCAAACTGGataacaaattttttatatttagtgcTGAAGCTATTGCAATCTACAAAGCTTTGACATTTTTAACACAGTCTACAATTGATTCTGCAATAATTATATTGGACTGTCTGTCTGTTTAAAATTCCTTGGTTTTCTCCTCCAAGTTACTCCTACAATTATATTATATATGCAATTAAAAACGGATTTTAGAACtgcaaaaagttaacaaaaacattaattttgtatGGTTTAAAGCACATATCGGTGTCGAATCTAACGAGTATGTGGATATGCTGACAAAAAAAGTGTAAAGAATGGTTTAACCAATAAACTACCTGTAAGTTTTTGTGATGCAGTCGTttatattaaaatgaaatatttcacTATTTGGAACGAATTCTGGTCACAACATACTTATACCAACCCTTCTAGATACtgcaatatacaaaatcaaatacCAAATAGAACCAAAATTCAATTTCTTGGATAATTATATGGCTCCAGTCATATCTCCAAGAAAATATATCACAACTGTAACACGTCTCAGATTTGGCCACGCCTGTTATACCACACATCTTCATAAAATTTCTGGTTTCCAAAAATGATCATTGTCAAAATTGTGGCAAAAaaggtgatttagatcatattttTTCGAATGCCAAAAATATAAGGATGAAACAGATCACTTTATTCAACAATTACATGATCTTAATCCTTCCAGTCTCTTAGCTAATGGAAATGAGAGAATTTATAATGCATTAGTAAAGTTTCTGTCAAGTACCAAAATAGTCTTGTAGTGTCAACtatcaaaaaaaatatatgtgtATACAAAATTGTGGTATGCAACTTGGACAGTCCATAGCAAAGCAGCTGTCGGATTCAGTAGATAGCTGctcaagagtttgctgtggaactctgagaacctcatcatcttgtttgtatataaatatagaaaaaaaaagagataatacaaaaaaaaagcatTTGGAATTATATTATGTGTACCGTTTTTTAAATACACTGATGATGTTGAAAAGAAGCTATATTTAACTTGTATCTTGTTTTAATCTAGGTATATATTTAATCTAGCATATTATTCAGCTCttcgttattgatattttatgaACTTGTCAACAACAGTCATGTTGTAACTGGCTGATTGTGACCTAGTCtatgccaataaaaaaaaataattcaataacaTTTTTTTCTCTATCTTTCAATCCTCAATTAGAGCATTATAAATCTTTTCTCTCAGTTACACCGGAAAGTTTAGCAGTTATGagcaaatttatcaaaaaattgtATTAATTAGATCGTATTTTATGGTACTAATGCCAACTGACAATTGGAGACCATCTATTGTGATATTGTTTCTATATTCTGCTACAATGTAGCAGAATATAGAAACAATTTATGTATGGGGGTGATAACATGAAGTGAAAGTGTATTGAAGGCTCCTGACTACCCAATTAGTGAAGTATGGGGCCACAACACACAATGTGGCAGACTTAATGCAGCTTGGCTAGTAGGGTATACCGGAAGATGACCAATTGATACTCAAAGAAGAATTTGGCCATTTTTCATGGCTGTAAAAGACAGTTAACTAAGAATAAATGTGGAGAGTAGAGAGAAACAACGGTAAATGGATGAGAATAAGAGTACTGAAAACTGGAACTTCTTAATTAATGTTTTGGGAGTTTTCAAAGTATCAACGTTTACTTCCGAAAGTATCATATTATACTgaccccacaaacttgaacttaagcttatattaaacatcaaaaaaataaaattgcgtacTCTCAAAAATGTAATCTGAATGTAACTTTTTAATGAGCGATGAAAAGTTTCTGTAGCTGGATATTTATATTCCCATATACTCTAATCTCGAGACTTGTTCGATTATTTCGTCGTTAATTACTTTTTACATTGTTTGGGTTCTCTTGCTACCATTAAAGATTTCGTCTTCAGTAGGACAGCCGGTGCCAAGCCAGGAAAAAGGGGTGAGGTTTGGAAAGTGATGTCAGCAACCTGCCCCGATAAAAAGAATCACGCTCAAATCACCCAAAGATCACAAAGCCTCGAATACAggacagaaacatttaaaaagacattttatagatataattattaataagcTTTACAATGTGTAGCTGTCGATGCTTTGGTCAATAATAATtaagaagaaagaaaaactaAGAATAGACTAAAGCATAGATTATCTCATAAACATCAGCATGGATTTACCATACATCAAGTAGAAAAGTACCAAATTCATGCCCAAGGCCTGAACACGCAGTAATCACCAGATTACTATCACGAGTAGCAATAGATACACTCAAAATCATGTACTTTGTCCTTCTTTAATAtgacaattttaaaaaaataaaagaattaaaagtactgttttgaaaatatttttgttgtaataATAAATTACCTGCTTAtaagtaaaatatgtaaaaaaactcGACGATGCACTTAAATTTTGGTAAGAACATTAAACCGAGACGATCGCTAATTTAGAAATGTTAATACTTTCAAGTACTTTTCAACAACGGCCCAAATGGCCCAAAGCAaacatctaaatcaaaatcaacaAACCCGATGGCAATTATGTTATAGAGACGGTGGTATTTTGAAATTTCGAAAGTCATCGCGAGTGGGTATCTTCTAGATGGTTTGAAATAACATGCCAGACAATTACAGATTTTTTTACTTGACTCAACAATCGGGTTTTGTTAACTAGAaaattatttactttaaattACCATAATGATTGTTGTTAAGGAAACGCCTCGTGAATCATCGATTTTTGATACTCTCAATgaagttatcaaaaataaaatagatgggtttttaaaatattacacTAAGGATACAAGGTAATAAAGCCTTGATAACGTTAAGATGCTAACATTCATAAAATTAAAGTGCTTAACAGACTTTTTTCTAATCCCTATTGTAAAAGGGATAATTTTTTGCGACAAACAAGTTATCCATTTAATAAGTAAAACTGATTCGGGACGGATCTACTTTACACCAGAGTCTGAATAGTCACTTCAGAATGATGGTAATTTTCGAGCACTGTTTACCACAACAGTGTTACCGAATCTATAGGATAAAGAACTTTCTGAGCATTTGGTCACTTCTCAGAAGAATGCCCTTTATACGAGGCCTAAAATCCAAAATGGAATAATTTTCATTTGCGGTGAAATTATTCAACATAAGATCATCGCTGAAGTACAAGAAGCTAATTTTTTTGCGATTCTAGCTGACGAGACGACCGACATTACGCGTAAATAACAAGCCTCCATGTGTTTCGATATGTTAATTTAAAAGATTCCGAAAGGACGTTCATTAGTATATAGACATGTTCTTCTGATTCAGCCAGTAGCACAGTTTCAGTTGCATATGTGAGGTTATTAATCAcaattccgttgatttttatgATTTCCTCTAGGCGTTCCTCCACAGATTCCTTAGTAATATGTTCCGCATAGACGTTGAAGAGAAGCTGAGACAGGGGACTTCCTTTACATACTGCTCGTTTTATGCTGACATAGTTGGTGTAGTCATTTGCAGTAGAAACACACCCATTATGATTTTAGTATATATTGCGAATAATAATTATGCCCCGTCCATCGAGCCCGATCTTTTGTTGAATTTGAATCATTTTCTTGTGCTTTATACCGTCTTATGCCTTCCGGTAATCAAGAAATTAAGTGAAAAGTTTGACTGATCAGCAAGATTTTGCAGCGTGAATTGCAGCGTGAAAGTTAGCCGGTCCTATGGGAGCGTTTCTTATTTATAAATGTCATTGAAGAAGAACGTTAATTTGTTAACTGCTGTTTTGCTGAGATGTTTGAAGTGTTCTGAGTCTTTTTTAGGAGCTTTGTTGCACCTTGTTGCTCCTTTTATACCGTATAAAACTTCTGCTGTCAATATGGGAATATGTCAATATGGATTGTCCCCTTTTTCTATCGGTTGGAGGTCATCTAGCTGTCCCTTGGTACTGTCAAGCTGCCTTACTGTGCTGAAAGTTTTCTTTGTACTGCATTGATTGTAGGATTATATGATTGTATGGGTCATTGAGATCTATTTCGGTCAGAAATAGAATCGTTAACCAGAGTTTTTGCTCATtcactttaaattttttgtattatattcCCACGAATTGGACCCTTACCTCGCCAGGCTACTTTTTCCCAAAGTTTATCAGCTCTCCGAGACATCGCTTATGCAACACTTCTCCCTGTACCTTGCATCCTCTGGGTGCGATCGTGTATATCTGAGGATTGGGAAACTGAATTATGACAGAACAAATCTCACACTATGATGAGCTAGCTGTGATGCTAATATTTGGTGAGTTGCTGATTGAGGATGGTATAGACGTGCATGTACCTATATATGtatgtttattttgtattagtgCATCTGTGAATAAGTGTGTGTCATATTTAATTAACAAATCTACAGATAACGTTCTCAGCTATTCTGCGGATTCTTAACATTCTGGACAACTTCCGTACATAGTATGTCTTACATATTAATACCGAATGGCTATTTTATTACCATATTTATTGATTGAACTGTATTGCTTGAATGAGTAGATATCGTCTATTTCTATTTGTCCTTACTCTGTCCTTGTTCCTTTTTAGAACGCTTTCtgttaaagataaaataatcAATAAAGCATACAACTAACCTTACATAATATATGTTAGgtaatttgaaaatttatttattaatcaattATTGTTACGTGTGAAATTAACATTAACATTCATCATCCTTCGATCCTTCAGGTTTGCAACCACAAGTGCACGTATCTTCACAGTCATCTCTAAAATAGATATTATACATGGCAAAACCGCTAAAGAGAGCTATAGCTGCCAATCCAacctaaaaattaaagaaatgtatATAATTAGCACCAAATTGTATATACGTATACAAAAGAATATGAAAGTATAATACATCAACATTTTATTGGAGCTGACGTGGAGCAAaagggaaaaaaattaaaaagaaggaACTTAAAAATAACTTTAATCCTTTCGATACTCTTGGGACATCTCAAATATATTTCTGAAAGGTTATAAACGTATTTAAAatgctttattatttaaaatcattttggTATTGTTTAAAATCAATGTGTAATGTGTGTTGTATAACCTATTTTGACTTTAGTTTACCACGTGTTTTCGTGGAATTTTATTGCTGTTTGTGTTATTGATACGTTTTGTTTAATATGAACTATGAACtagaataaaaataacttaaataaataatattatgtagatataataacatttttgcaattttgatAATCTATTACGCAGACATAACAGGTTGATAATCTGTTATGTCTGCATAATAGATTATCAAAACTTATTAGAGTAGCAGATCGGAATAATCTAGTATTAGACCATTGTGAAATTAAGAATGTCGATTCGTTCAAATACCTTGGAGTTACCATTACTGAAACGGCTCTAGTGAAAGAAATTTGTATGCTCCAAGGCATAAATGAGTTTTGGAGAAGTTGTTGTTTGTTAACACTGCACTATAAAATAAGAAATGAGAAATATGTGAAAGAATATTGCCACCACCATAACTGATACTATTGAAGCCAAGAGTTTAAGATGGTGCGGTCATGTGTGCCATATGAATGTGAAACAGATGACCAAATCTTATCTATACTTACTTTTGCCCAAGTAGATAAACCCTTACGAGCAGCTTTAGGTATCGGACACGGATCTCCTTGTGGTCGAATCGCTGCAGGTTTTGGACAAGGAATTTCTGTTTTAGCTTGTTGTATAACAGCTGAACTTCTTGGTGGACACTCCTTAAGTGGGCATTCTACTCTTGTTGGTTTTTTTGGGCCTACCTCTTTTTCTACTGGTGCAGCTTGCTGGGAAACTTGAGTAGGAGTTTCTGGACAAAGTGGTTCCTTAGGAGTACAACGTATCAATGGTTCATTTTCTTTGGGACAATTCGCTGGACGGGAAGCATGAGAATTTGATTTTTGTTGTTCGTTTTGCTAAAGCAATCGTTAAAATGAGTAGAAAAAGAAATGTGAAAAGTGTATTCTAACTGAAGGTCGATGACAAAATTATAAATATCTACAAGCATTAACAACATTATAACAGGAAACATgtggattgaaaataaataaagggAACAAtatttctgtcatatgcagtaaGTCTTCTGCTGTTATTATTAGGACTGTATCGTATGCATATCGAATATTGTTTAGAACCTTTCCGTTTATTATAATTTCTTCGTTTGCTTCTAAAACAgcttcctggcagatgctttcaatAGAGACATTAAATAGGAAATGGTGACAAGATACAACCCTGTCATACTTCTCTGGAGAtgtttcattttctattttgatattAATTCCAATACAAAATTTAGAATTATTCGAAGGTCTTAATTATTATCTATGATTTTTCTTTCAAGAAGGTCTCTCGGCTTATCATGTCGTACGTAATCCTATTTATTTGATGTGTTTTTTTGGGTGCCTCCAATTTCTTTaactttttgtgtaaattaaatgTATCACCATACTTTCTCTCATCATTTTCCCTTTCTAcaaattgttctttaatccaTGATTCTTTGCTTTTCTTAATTCTTTGTTTTTATCAATTGCTGCATATTTTTCTGTCTGGTTCTtcattttttccttttattcgttaGTTCTAAAATTTCTGGTGTCATTCATACCTTGTGTTTCTTTGTAATCTTGGTCAGGTGATATTTATAAACATCAATATTTATCTACAGCAATTATAAGGCTCCCATGCAATTACTTTTAATACCACTTACCTTGCTAGATTCACAGTCGTTTGTTCTTTTGTCTGTAATGCCGCAGTTGGGACCTTTACTGCCATAGTCACCCATCTTACTgggattttaaaattttgaactAGAGTCACTAAAATTTTGAAGATGTTATCATCTTGAAAGTTACattctaaaaaaaatgtcaaaaaacttTGACAAGTCGGGATTTTGACAGATAAACAAAGGTTTGTATTGCAAATTGTGTCATTAAAAATAAGTTATTATTTTTCACTTATTAAAGAAACAATGACTTAATCTACTTAATCGACCTAATCCTACGATTAACAAAGTGATGACTAGACTAAGCTTATTGACTGTTACAAGATCTGCCGATTGGATATTGATTTCTTGGAGTTCCAATACAGTTTATTCAggattgaatttaaaaaaaattaagacttAACACAACAATATTCAGCGAGATTTTTAAAGTTTGATCTTCGGTTAAACATcaacatttataaaaataaaaccatTGCTCTCTTACCCTGTCGGTATTTTCAAGCGCCACTGACGAACTTCCATTATCTTCtccgcaaaatacaaaaataatctaATTTATGAAGTTATATCATCCGATATTTCATCGTTTCTGCCGCACCGTCGACCCACTACCGAGGATTTCTTGAGCGTAATCTATTTTTGGTTCTTTGTTATATTCCAGTATAAAGCCATAAGTTCTGCGGCCGGTGATTGATAACCTACCGCTTCCAGAAGACCGGATTAATCCTATTTTCGACTTCTTTATCCCGATTCCGGACTTAGATTTTATACAAGTTTTGCTCTTTACAAGTACAAAACAGTTTAGTGACATATTGGGGGTACGTCTTTTTGAAAAATGGGATTAAACTGTTACTAATAAATATAGAAATTATTTAAAGTGgcttaaataaaacaatagagTGAACCTACAGTGAAGATCTGAGAATATACAGTTCTTggatcaaattaaaataattaagggACACTTCTTGTAGATCCTTTAAAAGTATTTGAACCATTTTCCACACAGCTTTCCTCTTAAGTCTTGCAGCAACACAAAATGATAAGGGCAATATCTGCCTACCAGAAAGAGCTAAAAACTCAGATCATTCAGTCAAgaaaatttaatgtttcaaaaTTGACAACCCGTGCTAGTTGGTGAATACCAAATAAtgaactctatagctttttctttagttgtgaaaTATGAAccgaccagttcagtcgattatctatggttattcccaatagtttatcagtatctttgttatctggatcattatgtaaattacttgcagatataaacACGTTTTGCGTTTTATCGGAGTTAAGTTtcagtttgtttgcagcaaaccatatGTCAGATTTAATAGAAACTTCCTcgtaagacatttttaaatcatcattattttttcctgatacaACGTATGTTGTTTCATCTACGAATTGTACGGATTTGTACAGAGATAtaaatttaggcaaatcgttgacataaataataaacaaataaaggtCTTAAGTccgaaccttgtggtactccatatTTACAAATCGAAAATCGGAGAAATAACCTGTAGATACTACTGCAGACACCGCCCGGAAGAGGAATACTTCTTAAGCTTTTAATTTCTTACCTaggattccatagtaatttaatttgtggagtaAAATGTCGTATGAAACGTACTCAAAAGCCTTAGACAAGTCgaaaagagaaattgctatgcgattgccgcgttcaagcccctcaatcatcTCGCTCACAGCATTATATACCGCGTTCTTAGTAGAAAGatcacttctgaatccatattgtgaatTGCTAAAATAATTATTGGACTTAAAATAGGAATATAATTGTTGTTCGTTAACCTTTTCAATTAGTTtccaaaaagtagaaaagaatgcttatgggtctgtaattgtcagtttatgaggaattaactttttttatacataggcagtacttttgagtatttcagtacttccggaaatactccagttgatagaagggtgaaaggtgttaaaactatttggtaagtttcttttaaaatcttGCTCTTAATTTGGTGATTTTCCCTACAATTGGAATTATTAGAAGACTTAATTATTTGACAGATCTCTTCTTCCACAACGAGgcaaaaaaaaggacttgctcggagaaggataatttctgtaGCTGTAAAAGACATCGATATTAAAAGTGGGAAGAGATATAATTATATGCTCTGCAATTGCAATAAAAAATTGATATTGATATATTCTTTAAACatatcgggatccttagtggcatctcaATGTGTTTAATAcgagaaagattagatctgtaagaccgtaatttgttattaaaacaaTACACGAATTGTAGAATTGTTTCGGTTAGAAAGAAcgtcaaaaaatcaggatcattatgtGTATCATAGAAAAAAGTCCTTCTTTGTACTAGCTAGTgtacgtttaagcttctgtaaaccagaagtaataaaccgttgaaatgtttggTTAGTGTCAACAACTGTATGCTAAGATAAGTATAAgttgagctcgatggtcagaaaaacaaggttcaaattcTCCCACTCTCTAGAGATTTTCAGAAAAaattgtcataatgttgtcgatgcaactacttTACTGAGATGTCCAGtatataatcgtttatagttacttttataccaaaagatattaatagattttgaatatcaaaaggGGAGTcagattaaattttaaaatttatattaaaatcaccaagtatgatcagtttgtctgctttactaagca containing:
- the LOC140437716 gene encoding uncharacterized protein encodes the protein MGDYGSKGPNCGITDKRTNDCESSKQNEQQKSNSHASRPANCPKENEPLIRCTPKEPLCPETPTQVSQQAAPVEKEVGPKKPTRVECPLKECPPRSSAVIQQAKTEIPCPKPAAIRPQGDPCPIPKAARKGLSTWAKVGLAAIALFSGFAMYNIYFRDDCEDTCTCGCKPEGSKDDEC